A stretch of Thermococcus bergensis DNA encodes these proteins:
- a CDS encoding RsmB/NOP family class I SAM-dependent RNA methyltransferase: protein MELFYRITLHELIADVLTLIEERELSSKNALERVFNRVSGKDRERARGLAHAYVFEIEKWRKKIDFIANSVLKGTKIGDLELYLANLLRIGIFEMKFKGVAPAIATDSVVRVVKEKYDLNRAKFVNAVLREAEKFNLDRALKKLKEKDRIEYLSVKFSHPRWYVEYVIDLLGYENAVRLLLSNNKPQRYYVRVNPLKTDIDSLAEYLEEHNVRVAKTPVDDVLKILEYKTPITHLDWYKEGYFVIQDLASAYVAHVLSPEKGERILDLAAAPGSKTFHVAHLMENTGEIVAVDYSLERLKKMEAKMKLLGVRNVRLVHADGMKFKDKEEFDRIILDAPCSSSGTYRQFPEVKWRFDENKIKKVIQVQKAMLRNAYRNLRKDGEMTYSTCSIRVDENEENIKYAISRVGFELINYPFEWGERGFTEIGDKVFRSFTHLHDCNSFFIAKLKK from the coding sequence ATGGAGTTGTTTTACAGGATAACCCTTCACGAACTCATTGCAGATGTGCTGACCCTCATAGAGGAGCGTGAGCTTTCATCAAAAAACGCTCTGGAAAGAGTATTCAATAGAGTTAGCGGAAAGGACAGAGAAAGAGCGAGAGGTTTAGCTCACGCTTACGTTTTTGAAATTGAGAAATGGAGGAAAAAAATAGATTTCATTGCAAATTCCGTCCTCAAAGGAACCAAGATTGGAGACCTTGAGCTGTATCTTGCCAACCTCCTGAGGATTGGCATATTTGAGATGAAGTTCAAGGGAGTTGCTCCCGCGATAGCCACCGACTCAGTGGTCAGGGTGGTAAAAGAAAAATACGATTTGAACAGGGCAAAGTTTGTAAACGCAGTTCTCAGAGAGGCAGAAAAGTTTAATCTGGATAGAGCTCTAAAAAAACTCAAAGAAAAGGATAGGATAGAATACTTAAGCGTGAAATTCTCACATCCCAGGTGGTACGTGGAATACGTCATAGACCTTTTGGGGTATGAAAACGCGGTACGTCTTTTGCTGAGCAACAACAAGCCCCAGAGGTATTACGTGAGGGTAAATCCCCTTAAAACAGATATCGACTCGCTTGCCGAATACCTGGAAGAACACAACGTCAGGGTAGCAAAGACACCGGTTGATGACGTTCTGAAAATTCTTGAGTACAAAACCCCGATAACCCACCTCGACTGGTACAAAGAGGGGTATTTTGTAATTCAAGACCTCGCAAGTGCCTACGTTGCCCACGTTCTTTCCCCAGAAAAGGGAGAGAGAATCCTTGATTTAGCCGCAGCTCCCGGGAGCAAAACCTTCCACGTGGCTCATTTGATGGAAAACACCGGAGAGATAGTAGCCGTTGATTATTCTCTCGAGAGATTGAAGAAAATGGAGGCAAAAATGAAGCTCTTGGGGGTTAGGAACGTCAGGCTTGTGCACGCTGATGGGATGAAGTTCAAAGACAAAGAGGAGTTTGACAGGATAATACTCGATGCCCCCTGCTCTTCTTCCGGAACCTACAGACAATTCCCGGAAGTTAAATGGCGTTTCGATGAAAACAAGATAAAAAAGGTCATTCAGGTTCAAAAAGCCATGTTGAGAAATGCCTATAGAAACCTAAGGAAAGATGGAGAAATGACGTATTCGACATGTTCAATAAGGGTCGATGAAAACGAGGAGAACATAAAATACGCAATAAGTAGAGTGGGCTTTGAGCTTATCAACTACCCCTTTGAGTGGGGAGAAAGGGGATTCACTGAGATTGGAGATAAGGTTTTCAGGTCTTTTACACACTTACACGACTGCAATAGTTTCTTCATTGCAAAACTGAAAAAATAA